A genomic window from Sphingobacterium spiritivorum includes:
- a CDS encoding BlaI/MecI/CopY family transcriptional regulator, with amino-acid sequence MNSNNIETSLSKKEEELMDYIWQSGKPFLKDIIECYPDPKPATTTIATLLKRLQDKGVIDYETFGNSRRYFPLIKKDAYFSNQMSGMIKQFFNDSALQFASFFTTSSNLSDKELEGLRKIVDQELKKRKDD; translated from the coding sequence ATGAATTCTAATAACATAGAGACGAGTTTATCCAAAAAGGAAGAAGAGTTGATGGATTATATCTGGCAATCGGGCAAACCATTTCTGAAAGATATCATCGAATGTTATCCTGATCCCAAACCCGCTACCACAACAATTGCGACATTGTTGAAGCGATTACAGGATAAGGGGGTGATTGATTATGAGACGTTTGGCAATTCGAGAAGATATTTTCCGTTAATTAAAAAAGACGCATATTTTTCAAATCAGATGAGCGGAATGATTAAGCAGTTTTTCAATGATTCAGCACTTCAGTTTGCCTCTTTTTTTACGACTTCATCCAACCTAAGTGATAAAGAGCTGGAAGGCTTAAGAAAAATAGTAGACCAAGAACTTAAAAAAAGAAAAGATGATTGA
- a CDS encoding M56 family metallopeptidase — MIDFVLKFLATSTIFIVLYFVLLQYVKSFKINRWYLLSSLILALMIPFFVFEVEKPAMAIPLIEEIPAVQDETPLAPQHDFVETAQQVEVQAVPPVENSRPVIYDIIIGVMVLYFVGAVVMAIRFNKNLRRLYRKIVNAEQIREDEVTIVLLDEPISPFSFFRFLFVNRDEYRSGLEKDILRHEMAHIRQNHTWDVIFIETLLVFFWFNPALYFYRKAIQTNHEFLADEAVVSTGNHFNYLSLLINTVSQKHITTLVSPFNHSLIKKRLLMITRKPSHLRSHAFQLLSVLILLATIAIFSERTYAKAENPAGADNTSSNTDLMSGVSHEVCTDTIIQNAVQRDTIADSLQALDPLAIKPVAPLNVQTPVNLNLNFDSLGLSKDLAYLSSPEFINGIVDVEGLSKMISETVGSKEFTANLQKLTDKAIKDSEYYDSPEFKAHIKKIEKDAAKTEAYYNSRKFKSNIKKIEDDAAKIEAKYNSPEFKAHIKKIEDNAAKIEAYYNSPEFKAKIEKIEREAEERARKAEDARINSPEFKAKIAKIEREAEESARKAEEARINSPEFKAKIEKIERKAEEQGRKTAEKARKAAEARALKSN, encoded by the coding sequence ATGATTGATTTTGTTCTGAAATTCCTGGCAACCTCCACAATATTTATTGTGTTGTATTTTGTACTGCTGCAGTATGTAAAATCTTTTAAAATCAACAGATGGTACTTATTATCTTCTCTGATTTTGGCTTTAATGATCCCTTTCTTTGTATTTGAAGTGGAGAAACCTGCGATGGCGATACCTTTGATAGAAGAGATACCTGCAGTACAGGATGAGACACCGCTGGCGCCACAACATGATTTTGTTGAGACTGCTCAACAAGTTGAAGTACAGGCTGTACCTCCCGTTGAGAATTCGAGACCTGTTATCTATGATATTATTATAGGTGTAATGGTTCTTTATTTTGTCGGGGCGGTGGTCATGGCCATTCGATTCAATAAAAATCTGAGGAGATTATACCGTAAGATTGTTAATGCTGAGCAGATCAGAGAAGATGAGGTAACGATAGTTCTGTTAGATGAGCCTATATCTCCGTTCAGTTTTTTCAGATTTCTTTTTGTAAACAGAGATGAATACCGTAGTGGTCTGGAAAAAGATATTCTTCGTCATGAAATGGCTCATATCAGGCAGAATCATACCTGGGATGTCATATTTATAGAGACATTACTGGTTTTCTTCTGGTTCAATCCGGCCTTGTATTTTTACAGAAAAGCTATTCAGACAAATCATGAATTTTTAGCAGATGAAGCTGTCGTGTCTACAGGCAACCATTTTAACTACTTGTCATTACTTATTAATACTGTTTCTCAGAAGCATATCACCACATTAGTGAGTCCGTTTAACCATTCATTAATTAAAAAGAGATTACTTATGATTACCCGTAAACCATCACATTTGAGATCACATGCATTTCAATTGTTAAGCGTACTGATATTACTGGCAACAATTGCTATATTCAGTGAACGCACATATGCAAAAGCAGAAAATCCTGCTGGTGCAGATAATACTTCTTCGAATACTGATCTTATGTCGGGAGTATCCCATGAAGTGTGTACAGATACTATCATTCAGAATGCTGTACAAAGAGATACTATTGCGGATTCTCTGCAGGCTTTGGATCCACTGGCGATAAAACCTGTTGCGCCGTTAAATGTACAGACGCCGGTAAATCTGAATCTTAACTTTGACTCATTGGGTCTTTCAAAAGATCTGGCTTATTTATCTTCCCCTGAGTTTATAAACGGTATTGTAGATGTTGAAGGTTTAAGTAAAATGATCAGCGAGACTGTAGGATCAAAGGAGTTTACTGCTAATCTGCAGAAGTTAACAGATAAAGCAATAAAGGACTCTGAATATTACGATTCTCCTGAATTCAAAGCACATATTAAGAAAATAGAAAAGGACGCTGCTAAAACCGAGGCTTATTATAATTCCCGTAAGTTTAAATCAAATATTAAGAAAATAGAGGATGATGCAGCTAAAATCGAGGCAAAATATAATTCTCCTGAATTTAAGGCACATATCAAGAAAATAGAGGATAATGCAGCCAAAATCGAGGCTTATTATAATTCCCCTGAATTCAAAGCAAAGATTGAAAAAATAGAACGCGAAGCGGAGGAAAGAGCCCGTAAGGCTGAAGATGCAAGGATTAATTCGCCTGAGTTTAAAGCAAAGATTGCCAAAATAGAACGTGAGGCGGAGGAAAGTGCCCGTAAGGCAGAAGAGGCGAGGATTAATTCCCCTGAGTTCAAAGCAAAGATTGAAAAGATCGAACGTAAAGCGGAGGAACAAGGTAGAAAGACAGCGGAAAAAGCTAGAAAAGCTGCAGAAGCCAGAGCGTTAAAATCCAACTAA
- a CDS encoding cupin domain-containing protein → MEYVDKAELFSEIEKILTDKGFGIEKQDQTRPWGGFFVINEDQAQQFADEYFEGLNVQDLKISGKLSPKILIVAPEKRLSWQYHHRRAEIWRVIKGTVGVVTSDTDDEQELKKLTTGESIKLRQGERHRLVGLSEYGVLAEIWQHTDIDNPSDEDDIIRVQDDFGR, encoded by the coding sequence ATGGAATACGTAGATAAAGCCGAATTATTCAGTGAAATAGAAAAAATCCTTACAGACAAAGGATTTGGCATCGAAAAACAAGATCAAACCCGTCCCTGGGGAGGTTTTTTTGTCATAAATGAAGATCAGGCACAGCAGTTTGCAGATGAATATTTTGAAGGTCTGAATGTACAGGATCTTAAGATTTCAGGCAAATTAAGTCCTAAAATTCTGATCGTTGCTCCTGAAAAACGTCTTTCATGGCAGTATCACCACCGCCGTGCAGAAATCTGGAGAGTAATCAAAGGTACTGTAGGTGTAGTGACAAGTGATACAGATGATGAGCAGGAACTTAAAAAACTTACAACAGGTGAAAGCATTAAACTCCGTCAGGGCGAACGTCACCGTCTGGTAGGATTATCCGAATATGGTGTATTGGCAGAAATCTGGCAACATACGGATATTGACAATCCTTCTGATGAGGATGATATTATCCGTGTACAGGATGACTTTGGAAGATAA
- the atpB gene encoding F0F1 ATP synthase subunit A, whose amino-acid sequence MESLRRTLLIFTAVLFTFNPFLAGASEGVDEPKSQSEEIKEYSEHHLQDDYYFSLFADKEADKVYGFPLPVILIDNGLKVFSSAAFDHGHAVVEKDGQYYKLFHNKIYKTDAAGTLTMDDKHHPTNAKPLDFSITKNVVGLLLATLLLFWGFLSLAKTYKKGANTLPKGVGRVLEPLVLYVRDEMAMPNIGSRYKEFMPYLLSVFFLIFLLNLLGLTPLGFNVTGNITITLCLALFTFFIILFKANKNYWKHIFWMPGVPVPFKIVLAPIELLGMFTKPFSLMLRLFANITAGHSVIMGLIAIVYLFQTQLTVGGSIGVSMLLTLILMLLELLVAFLQAFIFTMLSSLFIGMAVEEHHDHH is encoded by the coding sequence ATGGAGAGTCTAAGGAGAACGCTTCTTATTTTTACAGCAGTATTATTCACATTCAACCCTTTCCTGGCGGGAGCTAGTGAAGGAGTAGATGAGCCAAAGTCGCAATCTGAGGAGATCAAAGAATACAGTGAACACCATTTACAGGATGATTACTATTTTTCTTTATTCGCAGATAAAGAAGCAGATAAGGTGTATGGTTTTCCACTTCCTGTTATCTTGATTGATAACGGATTAAAAGTTTTCTCTTCCGCTGCATTTGATCACGGTCATGCAGTAGTTGAAAAAGATGGTCAGTATTATAAACTTTTCCACAACAAGATCTATAAAACAGATGCTGCAGGGACATTGACTATGGATGACAAACATCATCCGACCAATGCCAAGCCTTTGGATTTTTCGATTACTAAAAATGTTGTGGGTCTGTTGTTAGCTACACTCTTGTTGTTCTGGGGATTTTTGAGCCTTGCTAAAACATACAAAAAAGGAGCAAATACACTTCCAAAAGGAGTAGGTCGTGTGTTAGAGCCGCTTGTATTGTATGTGCGTGATGAAATGGCGATGCCAAATATCGGTTCACGTTATAAAGAGTTTATGCCTTACCTGTTATCGGTTTTCTTCCTGATTTTCTTGTTGAACTTATTAGGATTGACACCATTAGGTTTCAATGTGACAGGTAACATCACGATAACGTTGTGTCTGGCCCTGTTTACCTTTTTTATCATTCTTTTCAAAGCAAATAAAAACTACTGGAAACATATTTTCTGGATGCCGGGTGTACCTGTTCCGTTTAAAATAGTTTTGGCACCAATAGAGTTACTGGGTATGTTTACCAAGCCATTCTCACTGATGCTGCGTTTATTTGCAAATATTACTGCAGGTCACTCTGTTATAATGGGATTGATTGCAATTGTTTATTTGTTTCAAACCCAACTGACTGTAGGAGGTAGTATTGGTGTCTCTATGTTACTGACACTTATACTCATGCTTCTGGAGTTATTAGTTGCATTCCTTCAGGCGTTTATTTTTACCATGTTGTCTTCACTGTTCATAGGTATGGCAGTAGAGGAACACCATGACCATCATTAA
- a CDS encoding GNAT family N-acetyltransferase, with protein sequence MIIKCEQKDLNEIYEIINDASIAYKGVIPDDRWHEPYMTELELKNQIADGVEFWGYKEGKTLIGVMGIQYKSEVTLIRHAYVRTKERSKGIGRQLLAHLNSMATTPVLIGTWTDAKWAISFYLKNGFRLLERSEINILLPRYWTIPIRQIETSVVLASSNWTSSI encoded by the coding sequence ATGATTATAAAATGTGAACAAAAGGACCTTAATGAAATTTATGAAATCATTAACGATGCATCAATTGCATATAAAGGGGTAATTCCTGATGATAGATGGCATGAACCATATATGACCGAACTTGAATTAAAAAACCAAATTGCTGATGGTGTTGAATTCTGGGGGTACAAAGAAGGTAAAACACTTATTGGTGTAATGGGAATTCAATACAAAAGTGAAGTCACACTTATTCGTCATGCCTATGTTCGCACAAAGGAAAGAAGTAAAGGTATAGGAAGACAATTATTAGCGCATCTAAATTCAATGGCGACAACACCTGTACTTATTGGCACATGGACAGATGCAAAGTGGGCAATCAGTTTCTACCTTAAAAATGGATTCAGACTTTTAGAAAGATCAGAAATAAATATTTTATTACCCAGATACTGGACAATTCCCATCCGACAAATAGAAACATCTGTAGTGCTGGCAAGTTCAAATTGGACAAGTTCAATATAG
- a CDS encoding AtpZ/AtpI family protein, whose amino-acid sequence MEKKSGPNKWMMFIAMPSQMGITVYLFYMLGTWLDKKYGWENEVAMKVSTFIGVIVSMYYFIKQANRLSKND is encoded by the coding sequence ATGGAAAAGAAAAGTGGTCCCAATAAATGGATGATGTTTATCGCTATGCCTTCTCAGATGGGGATCACTGTTTACTTATTTTATATGTTGGGTACCTGGCTGGACAAAAAGTACGGCTGGGAGAATGAGGTAGCCATGAAGGTATCTACATTTATAGGGGTAATTGTATCCATGTATTATTTTATAAAACAAGCAAATCGATTGAGTAAGAATGACTAA
- a CDS encoding imelysin family protein, producing MKNRFLGLVILPVLVSCSAGQDKINTQIKIIDNIESHIIIPTHQLLCERVIDLQGAIQRIEIGNDISLLQARDAWLETRELWEQAEGYAIEESKIVSIRQRMDEGTYALSQQQPDRINKGEFQQIEYILWGSDGMRMAADLTETDLASLMTISDSMVVQTTQLLAFTKETAWTKAKLKAKNEEQRSQICQQRMKDYVGGMIGVTQQILETKITEPDAPISAVQIEEPYSDNTKSDILNNIIAIENLYTGRLDLHKGAGIAAVVDRQDKVLDETLRKSIEDSKKAINALPESYSMALSNDRDAVLVAKVKLQTLQELLKDRLLPLVSQI from the coding sequence ATGAAAAACAGGTTTTTGGGCTTGGTGATACTGCCGGTCCTGGTGAGTTGTTCCGCAGGTCAGGATAAAATTAACACACAGATTAAGATTATTGACAATATTGAATCCCATATCATTATTCCCACACATCAGCTTCTTTGTGAACGTGTTATTGATTTGCAGGGAGCGATCCAACGTATAGAAATCGGTAATGATATTTCCCTTTTGCAGGCAAGAGACGCCTGGCTAGAGACACGTGAATTGTGGGAACAGGCAGAAGGATATGCGATAGAAGAGAGTAAGATCGTCAGCATCCGTCAGCGAATGGATGAAGGCACCTATGCTTTATCCCAACAGCAGCCTGACCGGATCAATAAAGGTGAATTTCAGCAGATTGAATACATATTATGGGGTTCTGATGGTATGCGTATGGCTGCTGATCTGACAGAAACTGATCTGGCTTCTTTAATGACGATTTCAGATAGTATGGTTGTGCAGACGACTCAATTGCTGGCGTTTACAAAAGAAACAGCATGGACAAAGGCAAAGTTAAAAGCTAAAAATGAAGAACAACGTTCTCAAATCTGTCAGCAGCGTATGAAAGACTATGTAGGCGGCATGATAGGAGTGACGCAACAAATTTTGGAGACTAAGATTACAGAACCTGATGCTCCTATATCCGCTGTTCAGATAGAAGAGCCCTATAGTGATAATACAAAATCTGATATCCTGAATAATATTATTGCTATCGAAAATCTGTACACAGGCAGGTTGGATCTGCACAAAGGAGCAGGAATAGCGGCTGTGGTAGACCGCCAGGATAAAGTATTGGATGAAACTTTGCGTAAGTCTATAGAAGACTCCAAAAAGGCAATAAATGCATTACCCGAATCCTACAGTATGGCGCTGTCCAATGACAGAGATGCGGTACTGGTGGCGAAGGTAAAATTGCAAACGCTTCAGGAACTGCTTAAAGACCGTTTATTACCATTGGTCTCTCAGATCTGA
- a CDS encoding helix-turn-helix domain-containing protein produces the protein MSELPLDKQNTAFMQAVAFVNQTNQNLFLTGKAGTGKTTFLRYINKHSYKKMAITAPTGVAAMNAGGTTLHALFWLPFGVFLEDYEMNWSAEDNNIYNKSRLFSTIKLTKQRRAILQELELLVIDEVSMVRSDTLDAIDVILKSVRRDQRPFGGVQVLFIGDLYQLPPVVRDFEWSVLRGTYSSPFFFDAKVMREYPPVMLELNHIYRQKDDSFINLLNNIRNNQVSKDDLEQLNAHYKADFEPVSSDQYITLTSHNRLADTINQEELVRLPGKMLNIKAVIKDEFQQGSYPTDETLTLKVGAQVMFIKNDTGDDRKYFNGKIGTVKEINLDKQYVLVSFPDGSDDVMVKRETWENIRYNYDKGQDEINSEVLGTFSQYPLRLAWAITIHKSQGLTFERAIIDAGTSFAAGQVYVALSRLTGLEGLILKSPIPGHSIRTDFQVVSFMQRMLPEAELPAVLEQCQKNYLGQILLNSFRWTSLIDETVALQTSLADRNIDDKAGAEQYFIQLVADLRKQEKVAHSFINQLYTLLSDKSSLDYTRICERTKSAVQWFQSKIEDELIKPTFEHINVWKIKKRTKKYIDELNGLHLDYKRKLDQLLHCLTIAETLMSDGNIGEAVTQMEKFEKSKDDQVKTATDDTETKDLTKLDTKQITLEMYQDGNSIAEIAQKRGMVAGTIYGHLIHFIGEGVEAHELIEQDKLDRIIEVIRKHPDASASELKSILGPSVDYPDIRIGQKVLSVD, from the coding sequence ATGAGTGAATTGCCTTTAGATAAACAAAATACAGCCTTTATGCAGGCCGTAGCTTTTGTCAACCAAACGAACCAAAACCTTTTTCTGACAGGGAAGGCTGGTACGGGAAAGACGACATTTCTACGGTATATCAATAAGCATTCGTATAAGAAGATGGCTATCACTGCTCCTACGGGGGTTGCTGCGATGAATGCCGGAGGTACTACGCTGCATGCGCTATTCTGGTTGCCGTTTGGCGTCTTTCTGGAGGATTATGAGATGAACTGGAGCGCAGAGGATAATAATATCTATAACAAAAGCCGTCTGTTCAGTACAATAAAGCTTACCAAACAGCGAAGAGCAATTCTGCAGGAGCTGGAACTGTTGGTTATCGATGAAGTGTCGATGGTACGTAGTGACACCCTGGATGCGATAGATGTCATATTGAAATCTGTGAGACGTGATCAGCGTCCTTTTGGTGGAGTTCAGGTATTGTTTATAGGCGATTTATACCAGTTGCCTCCGGTGGTCCGGGATTTTGAATGGTCTGTTCTGAGAGGTACTTACTCCAGTCCGTTCTTTTTCGATGCCAAAGTAATGCGGGAATACCCACCTGTCATGCTGGAGCTCAATCATATCTACAGACAAAAGGATGATTCGTTTATTAATCTGCTTAATAATATCCGAAACAATCAGGTCTCTAAAGATGATCTGGAACAATTGAATGCACATTATAAAGCCGATTTTGAGCCAGTTTCTTCGGATCAATATATTACGCTGACTTCTCACAACCGACTAGCTGACACGATCAATCAGGAAGAACTGGTGCGCTTACCCGGTAAGATGCTCAATATAAAAGCAGTCATCAAGGACGAATTTCAGCAGGGATCGTATCCTACAGACGAGACGCTGACCCTGAAAGTAGGTGCACAGGTTATGTTTATTAAGAACGATACAGGTGATGACCGTAAATATTTTAACGGAAAAATCGGGACAGTCAAAGAAATCAATCTGGATAAGCAATACGTGCTGGTCTCCTTTCCGGATGGATCTGATGACGTCATGGTCAAAAGAGAAACCTGGGAAAATATACGATATAATTACGATAAAGGACAGGATGAGATCAATTCCGAAGTGTTGGGTACATTTTCTCAATACCCTTTACGTCTGGCATGGGCAATTACGATTCACAAGAGTCAGGGACTGACATTTGAGAGAGCGATCATCGATGCAGGGACTTCATTTGCTGCGGGGCAGGTGTATGTTGCGCTCAGCAGGCTGACCGGTCTGGAGGGTTTGATCCTGAAATCTCCCATCCCCGGACATTCCATTCGTACAGATTTTCAGGTGGTATCGTTTATGCAACGTATGCTTCCTGAGGCCGAACTGCCGGCTGTGCTGGAACAGTGCCAGAAAAACTACCTGGGTCAGATCTTGCTTAACAGCTTTCGCTGGACTTCGCTGATTGACGAGACTGTAGCATTACAAACGTCTCTGGCTGACCGGAATATAGATGATAAAGCCGGAGCAGAGCAGTATTTTATTCAGCTTGTAGCAGATCTTCGAAAACAAGAGAAAGTCGCGCATTCATTTATCAATCAGCTCTATACGTTACTTAGTGACAAGTCCAGTCTGGATTATACACGTATATGCGAGCGGACAAAATCTGCTGTGCAATGGTTTCAGTCTAAGATTGAAGATGAATTAATTAAACCTACGTTTGAACATATCAACGTCTGGAAGATCAAGAAAAGGACAAAGAAGTATATTGATGAGCTGAATGGCCTGCATCTGGATTATAAACGTAAACTGGATCAGCTGTTGCACTGTCTGACGATTGCCGAGACCCTCATGAGCGACGGAAATATCGGTGAAGCCGTCACGCAGATGGAGAAATTTGAAAAATCCAAAGATGATCAGGTGAAGACGGCTACAGATGATACAGAAACAAAAGACCTGACCAAATTGGATACCAAACAGATCACGCTGGAAATGTACCAGGATGGTAATTCTATAGCGGAAATAGCCCAGAAAAGAGGCATGGTTGCCGGAACAATATATGGTCATCTGATTCATTTTATTGGTGAGGGAGTGGAGGCACATGAACTTATCGAGCAGGACAAACTGGATAGAATCATTGAAGTGATCCGTAAACATCCGGACGCTTCGGCTTCCGAATTGAAGAGTATTTTAGGTCCTTCAGTAGATTATCCGGATATCCGTATCGGACAAAAAGTGTTAAGTGTAGATTAA